A genomic window from Candidatus Palauibacter scopulicola includes:
- a CDS encoding FAD-linked oxidase C-terminal domain-containing protein, which produces MSTIAHTKRSPLPQALENELERTFGDRFTTAEAMRRQHGEGESFHANEPPDAVVFPDSTAEVSAAVRACHRHAIPMIGFGAGTSLEGHVAARQGGVTIATSGLARLIELNPEDMDCRVEAGMTRKALDQHLKGTGLFFPIDPGADASLGGMAATGASGTTTVRYGTMRENVLGLTVVLPDGTVIRTGGRARKSSAGYDLTRLFLGSEGTIGIITEVLLRLHGIPEAIASAVCSFPTLAAAVDAVIYTIQSGVPVARVELLDDVQMDAVNRYSDFDYPVRPTLFFEFHGSAAGVEEQSTEVGLIAKELGGTDFEWATRAEDRSRLWAARHEAYYASLALRPGARGWATDVCVPISSLADCLLKTREDIDAEGLLAPIVAHAGDGNFHVLFIIDPEDEEEMARAKRVNARMIEQAISVGGTCTGEHGVGYGKVPYMRAQHGEAVDAMRSIKEALDPKGLMNPGKVVA; this is translated from the coding sequence ATGAGCACGATCGCGCACACGAAACGGTCCCCGCTCCCGCAAGCGCTCGAGAACGAACTTGAACGGACGTTCGGCGACCGGTTCACGACGGCCGAGGCGATGCGCCGCCAGCACGGCGAGGGCGAGTCGTTCCACGCGAACGAGCCGCCCGACGCGGTCGTCTTCCCGGACTCCACCGCCGAGGTCTCCGCCGCCGTGCGCGCCTGCCACCGGCACGCCATCCCCATGATCGGTTTCGGGGCCGGCACCTCGCTGGAGGGGCATGTCGCCGCGCGGCAGGGCGGGGTCACGATCGCGACGAGCGGCCTCGCGCGCCTCATCGAACTCAACCCCGAGGACATGGACTGCCGCGTCGAGGCGGGGATGACCCGCAAGGCGCTGGATCAGCACCTGAAGGGAACGGGCCTCTTCTTCCCCATCGACCCCGGCGCGGACGCGAGCCTGGGCGGGATGGCCGCCACCGGCGCCTCCGGGACGACCACGGTCCGCTACGGCACGATGCGCGAGAACGTGCTCGGCCTCACCGTCGTGCTCCCGGACGGGACCGTGATCCGCACCGGCGGGCGCGCCCGCAAATCCTCCGCCGGCTACGACCTCACCCGGCTCTTCCTCGGCTCCGAGGGCACGATCGGGATCATCACCGAAGTCCTGCTGCGGCTGCACGGCATCCCGGAGGCGATTGCGTCGGCGGTGTGCTCTTTCCCGACGCTGGCCGCCGCGGTGGATGCGGTCATCTACACGATCCAGAGCGGCGTGCCGGTCGCGCGCGTCGAACTCCTCGACGACGTGCAGATGGACGCGGTGAACCGGTATTCCGACTTCGACTACCCGGTGCGCCCCACGCTCTTCTTCGAGTTCCACGGGTCGGCCGCCGGCGTAGAGGAGCAGTCGACCGAAGTCGGTCTCATCGCGAAGGAACTCGGCGGGACTGATTTCGAGTGGGCCACGCGGGCCGAGGACCGCTCCCGGCTGTGGGCGGCGCGGCACGAGGCCTACTACGCGTCGCTCGCCCTCCGTCCCGGAGCCCGGGGGTGGGCGACGGACGTCTGCGTCCCGATCTCCTCGCTCGCCGACTGTCTGCTCAAGACCCGCGAGGACATCGACGCGGAGGGGCTGCTGGCGCCGATCGTCGCGCACGCGGGAGACGGCAACTTCCACGTTCTCTTCATCATCGACCCGGAGGATGAGGAGGAGATGGCGCGCGCGAAGCGGGTGAACGCACGCATGATCGAGCAGGCGATCTCGGTCGGGGGCACCTGCACCGGCGAACACGGGGTTGGCTACGGGAAGGTCCCCTACATGCGGGCGCAGCACGGAGAGGCCGTCGACGCCATGCGTTCGATCAAAGAGGCGCTCGACCCGAAGGGCCTCATGAACCCCGGAAAGGTAGTCGCATGA
- a CDS encoding DUF2269 family protein has product MDMRGVMLFLHLIGLALWFGVTFSLAILGVRANKTGDRNVIAFIYRAGHRLLRGPGLIGMLLTTISGFGLAGLGGYGVFRLTPHWQFQMQVLGLIAFALAVAVQIPNSGRLARAAEASANAGEASASFVKFRKTNAIVASINGALILIVTLLGAIRPM; this is encoded by the coding sequence ATGGACATGCGTGGAGTGATGCTCTTTCTGCATCTGATCGGGCTGGCGCTGTGGTTCGGCGTCACCTTCTCGCTCGCGATCCTCGGCGTCCGGGCCAACAAGACCGGCGACCGGAACGTGATCGCGTTCATCTATCGCGCCGGCCACCGGCTGCTCAGGGGCCCCGGCCTCATCGGGATGCTGCTGACCACGATCTCCGGCTTCGGCCTCGCCGGGCTCGGCGGATACGGCGTCTTCCGGCTCACGCCGCACTGGCAGTTTCAGATGCAGGTGCTGGGGCTCATCGCCTTTGCGCTCGCGGTCGCGGTCCAGATCCCCAACTCGGGACGGCTCGCGCGGGCGGCCGAGGCCTCGGCCAACGCGGGGGAGGCCAGCGCGTCGTTCGTGAAGTTCCGGAAGACGAACGCGATCGTCGCCTCGATCAACGGCGCCCTCATCCTGATCGTCACGCTGCTGGGCGCCATCCGCCCGATGTAG
- a CDS encoding DUF2723 domain-containing protein, whose translation MRRTRAPTSSGGSRDSACRSRERAVAMGGIERGKVGPLTMRVWALLTALAVWALYLLTLAPTTGFWDASEYVTTAHILGLPHPPGNPLFVVVGRTWDVLTAFTGLPVALRINALGATLSAGASFFWFLAVVRIVGRFREHRQEVLVAAIAAVWIGATVFTVWTQSNLNEKVYPLSMFVVALVSYLAMVWMEQADTARGNRLLLLIALVLGLGWANHTMSMLPGLALAAFALLHRWRAVLNPRVLGLGAVLLAVGYSMQFLFVPIRSAQNPIIDEADPECPSPVSAVTPRRIDDRHGQSKLAVACEALALSLIRDQYAPPPIAQRQAPLSAQYANYWQYFDWQWARSLPPGGRLAASILFLFLALVGLWTHLRKDRKTFVYGGTLLFTVTLLLVYYLNFRYGYSLYREEVPNVLLHEVRERDYFFIIGFQLWGIYAGLGLAALWGRWTASREPSALPAGFGPRHRKAAALLALGLIPFFFNFGQADRTGDHAARNWAYNMLQSVEPYAVLFTYGDNDTFPLWYMQEVEGLRRDVTVIVQSYLGTDWYHKQLRRLTKPCEPGESPEDSPTTVVCQRPFDPETAADLYAEMTVTPPTRSAIPPPGPEIDDLSREQRIPEDSTYRLSDRITGPLRAGDVFLPGELRVLQIARQALGDRPVYFASTAGAVYGKWRLQPHLVRHGLAYKLVDGPLEESGPLVDLGEYLGGSGWPAWHDRDRTGALLEDVFLVDDILAWDRWPDPSTRSNIPGVYYMAHASQGISEELSGDPDAAEWAYRRANHFARLADSD comes from the coding sequence ATGAGGCGTACACGCGCGCCGACCAGTTCGGGCGGCTCGCGGGACTCGGCGTGCCGTAGCCGTGAGCGCGCCGTAGCCATGGGCGGGATCGAACGGGGGAAGGTCGGGCCGCTGACGATGCGGGTGTGGGCGCTGCTGACGGCCCTCGCCGTCTGGGCGCTCTACCTCCTGACCCTCGCACCCACGACCGGCTTCTGGGACGCGTCGGAGTACGTGACCACCGCCCACATCCTCGGGCTCCCCCACCCGCCCGGGAACCCGCTGTTCGTCGTCGTCGGCCGCACGTGGGACGTGCTGACGGCCTTCACCGGCCTCCCCGTCGCGCTCAGGATCAACGCGCTCGGCGCCACGCTCTCCGCCGGAGCGAGCTTCTTCTGGTTCCTGGCCGTCGTCCGCATCGTCGGGCGCTTCCGAGAGCATCGGCAGGAGGTGCTGGTCGCCGCCATCGCCGCCGTGTGGATCGGGGCCACCGTCTTCACCGTGTGGACCCAGTCGAACCTCAACGAGAAGGTCTACCCCCTCTCGATGTTCGTCGTGGCGCTCGTGAGCTACCTCGCCATGGTCTGGATGGAGCAGGCGGACACGGCGCGCGGGAACCGGCTCCTCCTGCTCATCGCGCTCGTCCTCGGCCTCGGGTGGGCGAACCACACCATGTCGATGCTCCCGGGGCTGGCGCTGGCCGCGTTCGCGCTCCTGCACCGCTGGCGGGCGGTGCTGAACCCGCGCGTCCTGGGGCTCGGCGCGGTGCTGCTCGCCGTGGGCTACTCCATGCAGTTCCTCTTCGTCCCCATCCGCTCGGCGCAGAACCCGATCATCGACGAGGCGGACCCGGAGTGCCCTTCGCCCGTCTCGGCCGTCACGCCGCGGCGGATCGACGACCGGCACGGACAGAGCAAGCTCGCCGTGGCGTGCGAGGCGCTCGCCCTCTCGCTGATCCGCGACCAGTACGCCCCGCCCCCGATCGCCCAGCGCCAGGCACCGCTCTCGGCCCAGTACGCGAACTACTGGCAGTACTTCGACTGGCAGTGGGCGCGCTCGCTGCCCCCAGGCGGCCGGCTCGCCGCGAGCATCCTCTTCCTCTTCCTCGCGCTGGTCGGCCTCTGGACCCACCTGCGGAAGGACCGGAAGACCTTCGTCTACGGGGGGACGCTCCTCTTCACCGTCACGCTGCTGCTCGTCTACTACCTCAACTTCCGCTACGGCTACTCGCTCTACCGGGAGGAGGTGCCGAACGTCCTCCTGCACGAGGTCCGCGAGCGGGACTACTTCTTCATCATCGGCTTCCAGTTGTGGGGGATCTACGCCGGGCTGGGACTCGCCGCCCTGTGGGGACGGTGGACCGCATCCCGCGAGCCGAGCGCCCTGCCGGCCGGGTTCGGTCCCCGGCACCGGAAGGCGGCTGCGCTCCTCGCGCTCGGCCTCATCCCCTTCTTCTTCAATTTCGGCCAGGCCGACCGGACCGGGGACCACGCGGCCCGCAACTGGGCGTACAACATGCTGCAGTCGGTCGAGCCGTACGCCGTGCTCTTCACCTACGGCGACAACGACACCTTCCCGCTCTGGTATATGCAGGAGGTGGAGGGGCTCCGGCGCGACGTCACGGTCATCGTCCAGTCGTACCTCGGGACGGACTGGTACCACAAGCAGTTGCGGCGGCTGACGAAGCCGTGCGAGCCAGGCGAGTCGCCGGAGGATTCCCCCACGACGGTCGTGTGCCAGCGGCCGTTCGATCCGGAGACGGCGGCAGATCTGTACGCGGAGATGACCGTGACGCCGCCGACGCGCTCGGCCATCCCCCCGCCGGGCCCGGAGATCGACGACCTCTCGCGGGAACAGCGGATACCCGAAGACTCGACCTATCGGCTCTCGGATCGGATCACGGGCCCGCTGCGGGCGGGCGACGTTTTCCTGCCGGGCGAACTCCGGGTCCTGCAGATCGCGCGGCAGGCGCTGGGGGACCGGCCGGTCTACTTCGCGTCGACGGCCGGGGCCGTGTACGGGAAGTGGAGGCTGCAGCCGCACCTGGTCCGGCACGGGCTCGCCTACAAGCTCGTGGACGGGCCGCTCGAGGAGTCCGGGCCGCTCGTCGACCTGGGCGAGTACCTGGGGGGCTCGGGGTGGCCGGCGTGGCACGACCGGGACCGCACCGGCGCACTGCTGGAGGACGTGTTTCTCGTCGACGATATCCTGGCCTGGGACCGGTGGCCGGATCCCTCCACGAGGTCGAACATCCCCGGCGTGTACTACATGGCGCACGCCTCCCAGGGGATTTCCGAGGAGTTGAGCGGCGATCCGGACGCGGCCGAATGGGCCTACCGGCGCGCGAACCACTTCGCGCGGCTCGCCGACTCCGACTGA
- a CDS encoding DUF2723 domain-containing protein gives MNGIEREKVGPLTLRLWGLLTALAVWSLYLLTIAPTTGFWDTSEYVTTAHILGLPHPPGNPGFVLVGRVWSTLLEFTGLPVALRINILSATLSAGASFFSFLAVARMVAHFRENRHEILVASMVAVWIGATAFTVWTQSNLNEKVYTLSLFVVSLVSYLTMLWVDEADTARGNRLLVLIALLLGLGWSNHTMSLLPGPALALFVLLHRWRAALNPRVLGLAVALFAVGYSVQLLFVPIRSAQNPIIDEADPECTSLVSAVTPKVIEDRFGNTKFSVACEPLALSLIRDQYGPGPITQRQAPISAQYANYWQYFDWQWARSLPPAGRVAASMLFLFLALVGLWTHFRSDRKTFVYAGTLFFTVTLLLVFYLNFKYGYSLYLEEVPNILLHEVRERDYFYIIGFQLWGIYAGLGLVSLWGNWHAQAPRKSAVPPDRTRLPRERPSGFGARHRRAAPILAVAFVPFLFNFARADRSEDTAARDWAYNILQSVEPYAVLFTNGDNDTFPLWYLQEVEGIRRDVTVIVHSYLGTNWYPKQLRSLTTPCEPGVSAADSPTTIVCQRPFDAANAASPYVDAAAPAPTRSIIALSDAQIDGLAPGIAVARDTAFSVSSAVTAAVRGGDSILYPDILVFHIMQQSLGDRPVYFAATAPPVYGKWGLQPHLVRHGLAFKLVNEPLSETEDLVNLREYMPNTISPTWNDRVRTAELLWEVFEVEDVLEWEEWPEPSTQSSIPAQYYLAYYLQGMTEEHLGNAEAADEAYTRADQFGRLAGLGVP, from the coding sequence ATGAACGGCATCGAGCGCGAGAAGGTCGGTCCGCTGACGTTGCGTCTGTGGGGGCTGTTGACGGCCCTCGCCGTGTGGTCGCTCTACCTGCTGACGATCGCGCCGACGACCGGGTTCTGGGACACGTCCGAGTACGTGACGACGGCGCACATCCTCGGGCTGCCGCACCCGCCGGGGAACCCCGGCTTCGTGCTCGTGGGGCGGGTGTGGTCCACGCTCCTCGAGTTCACGGGACTCCCCGTCGCGCTCCGCATCAACATCCTCAGCGCCACCCTCTCCGCCGGCGCGAGCTTCTTCTCCTTTCTCGCCGTGGCGCGCATGGTCGCGCACTTCCGCGAGAACCGGCACGAGATCCTCGTGGCCTCGATGGTCGCGGTGTGGATCGGGGCCACCGCCTTCACCGTGTGGACCCAGTCGAATCTGAACGAGAAGGTCTACACGCTGTCGCTCTTCGTCGTGTCGCTCGTGAGCTACCTGACGATGCTGTGGGTGGACGAGGCGGACACCGCGCGCGGGAACCGGCTGCTCGTGCTCATCGCGCTCCTGCTCGGGCTGGGCTGGTCGAACCACACCATGTCGCTGCTGCCCGGCCCGGCGCTGGCGCTCTTCGTGCTCCTCCACCGCTGGCGCGCCGCGCTCAACCCCCGCGTCCTCGGGCTCGCCGTGGCGCTGTTCGCGGTCGGCTACTCCGTGCAGCTCCTCTTCGTCCCCATCCGGTCGGCGCAGAACCCGATTATCGACGAGGCGGACCCGGAGTGTACCTCGCTCGTCTCGGCGGTCACCCCGAAGGTGATCGAAGACCGCTTCGGCAACACCAAGTTTTCGGTCGCGTGCGAGCCGCTGGCCCTGTCGCTGATCCGCGACCAGTACGGCCCGGGGCCGATCACGCAGCGCCAGGCCCCGATCTCCGCCCAGTACGCGAACTACTGGCAGTACTTCGACTGGCAGTGGGCCCGCTCGCTGCCGCCGGCCGGCCGGGTCGCCGCGAGCATGCTCTTCCTCTTCCTCGCCCTGGTCGGTCTCTGGACCCACTTCAGGAGCGACCGGAAGACCTTCGTCTACGCGGGCACGCTCTTTTTCACGGTCACGCTGCTGCTCGTCTTCTATCTCAACTTCAAGTACGGCTACTCGCTGTACCTGGAGGAGGTGCCGAACATCCTCCTGCACGAGGTCCGGGAGCGCGACTACTTCTACATCATCGGCTTCCAGTTATGGGGGATCTACGCCGGGTTGGGACTCGTCTCCCTGTGGGGCAACTGGCACGCCCAGGCACCGCGGAAGAGTGCCGTGCCCCCGGACCGGACGCGCCTCCCGCGGGAGCGCCCGTCCGGGTTCGGCGCGCGGCACCGGAGGGCGGCGCCGATCCTCGCCGTCGCCTTCGTCCCCTTCCTCTTCAACTTCGCGCGCGCGGACCGGTCGGAGGACACGGCGGCCCGCGACTGGGCGTACAACATCCTGCAGTCGGTCGAGCCGTACGCCGTGCTGTTCACGAACGGGGACAACGACACCTTCCCCCTCTGGTACCTGCAGGAGGTGGAGGGGATTCGGAGGGACGTGACCGTCATCGTCCACTCCTACCTCGGGACGAACTGGTATCCGAAGCAGTTGCGGTCGCTGACGACACCGTGCGAGCCGGGCGTGTCGGCGGCGGATTCCCCGACGACCATCGTGTGCCAGCGCCCCTTCGACGCGGCCAACGCGGCGAGCCCCTACGTGGACGCGGCGGCGCCGGCTCCGACGCGCTCGATCATCGCCCTCAGCGACGCGCAGATCGACGGCCTCGCGCCGGGCATCGCCGTCGCCCGCGACACGGCGTTCAGCGTCTCGAGCGCGGTGACGGCGGCCGTGCGCGGCGGCGACTCGATCCTGTACCCCGACATCCTCGTGTTCCACATCATGCAGCAGTCGCTCGGGGACCGGCCGGTCTACTTCGCGGCCACCGCCCCGCCCGTGTACGGGAAGTGGGGGCTGCAGCCGCACCTCGTCCGGCACGGGCTCGCCTTCAAGCTCGTGAACGAGCCGCTGTCGGAGACGGAAGACCTCGTGAACCTGCGCGAGTACATGCCGAACACGATCTCGCCGACGTGGAACGACCGGGTCCGCACGGCGGAACTCCTGTGGGAGGTGTTCGAGGTCGAAGACGTGCTGGAATGGGAGGAGTGGCCCGAGCCATCCACGCAGTCGAGCATCCCGGCCCAGTACTACCTCGCGTATTACCTGCAGGGGATGACGGAGGAGCACCTCGGCAACGCGGAAGCCGCCGATGAGGCGTACACGCGCGCCGACCAGTTCGGGCGGCTCGCGGGACTCGGCGTGCCGTAG
- a CDS encoding 6-bladed beta-propeller encodes MKPAIPVAGALLAGALLAGVAACADEDERPAPPPDIPVFEGVIDLEIGEVEGEDPYLFTRIGSVVADDRGRVIVADYQTHEVRVFEADGRFAFRLGGQGDGPGELTNPCCMTFGPEGLLWVRESARYSAFWLGEDGAEYARSLRSVNASFNLVAPVTFDAEGRVVDLGTMAGETRLTRFHLGPGMAVDTVPMATADEQATGFSPVDIRIGDQAATFYVYQPFGPLWIHGHGPGGWWATAVNSAYAIALHHPDGSTSRIEAPLRGPELSPDERRRAQARIDQEKERFDLRDHPFGVPDRKPVLAELFFDRAGRLWVEKTGVDGDEMREADVYREGTLEARYRWPRRVEHLAYPAWATETELYGTTRDSLDIWRAARVRFTRIP; translated from the coding sequence GTGAAGCCCGCAATCCCGGTCGCGGGCGCGCTGCTCGCGGGCGCGCTGCTCGCGGGCGTCGCCGCGTGCGCGGATGAGGATGAACGCCCCGCTCCGCCGCCCGATATCCCGGTCTTCGAGGGGGTGATCGACCTCGAGATCGGCGAGGTCGAGGGGGAAGATCCCTACCTGTTCACAAGAATCGGCTCGGTGGTGGCGGACGACCGCGGGCGGGTGATCGTCGCGGACTACCAGACGCACGAGGTGCGGGTGTTCGAGGCGGACGGGCGCTTCGCCTTCCGTCTGGGAGGCCAGGGGGACGGTCCCGGCGAGCTGACGAACCCCTGCTGCATGACGTTCGGGCCCGAGGGTCTCCTGTGGGTGCGGGAGAGCGCCCGCTACAGCGCGTTCTGGCTAGGCGAGGACGGGGCGGAGTACGCGCGCAGCCTGAGGAGCGTCAACGCCTCCTTCAACCTCGTCGCTCCGGTCACCTTCGACGCGGAGGGCCGCGTCGTGGATCTCGGCACGATGGCCGGCGAGACCCGGCTCACGCGCTTCCACCTGGGTCCGGGCATGGCCGTGGACACGGTTCCGATGGCGACGGCCGACGAGCAGGCCACCGGCTTCAGCCCGGTCGACATCAGGATAGGCGACCAGGCTGCCACCTTCTACGTCTACCAGCCCTTCGGTCCGCTGTGGATTCACGGGCACGGGCCGGGCGGCTGGTGGGCCACGGCCGTCAACTCCGCCTACGCGATCGCGCTCCACCACCCCGACGGGAGCACGTCGCGTATCGAAGCGCCGCTGCGGGGACCGGAGTTGAGCCCGGATGAGCGCCGCCGCGCCCAGGCCCGGATCGACCAGGAGAAGGAGAGGTTCGACCTGCGCGACCACCCGTTCGGGGTCCCCGACCGCAAGCCGGTCCTGGCCGAACTCTTCTTCGACCGCGCCGGCCGGCTGTGGGTGGAGAAGACCGGGGTCGACGGAGATGAGATGCGCGAGGCCGATGTCTACCGCGAGGGCACGCTGGAGGCCCGATACCGCTGGCCGCGCCGCGTCGAACACCTCGCGTATCCCGCCTGGGCCACCGAGACGGAACTCTACGGCACGACGCGCGACTCCCTCGACATCTGGCGCGCCGCCCGCGTCCGCTTCACCCGAATCCCGTAG